A window of the Henckelia pumila isolate YLH828 chromosome 3, ASM3356847v2, whole genome shotgun sequence genome harbors these coding sequences:
- the LOC140891674 gene encoding probable flavin-containing monooxygenase 1 encodes MEKRVAIIGAGVSGLLACKYAVSKGFKPIVFEAKDEVGGLWTQTIESTKLQNVKQYYQFSDLPWPDSVQEMFPNNSQLLEYIHSYAQHFDLLQYVRFNAQVVSIDYVGEESEKEIQAWESWGGTGDGNAFGSKGKWKLKVHHIKEDSTEVYEAEFVILCIGRFSGLAEIPEFPQGHGPEVFSGKVIHSMDYSAMDNASAANFIKGKNIVVVGSGKSAVDIAFECAQVNGIEKPCTMIQRTIHWALPDGQPWGVNFGYLFFNRFWELMVHKPGEGFFQSILASLLAPLRWGVSKFVESYLRWKLPLRKYGMIPKHSFVGELSSCTIFFLPDHFYDKVEEGSIVLRKSKRFSFCEEGLVVDGEVDPLKADIVFFATGYRGDQKLKNIFASPTFANIIAGTPTSSVPLYRQMIHPRIPQLAVVGYSESISNLYTFEMRCQWLSFFLDRKFQLPSVKRMENDVKMWENHMKKYAGNNMYRRACIAGTHIWYNDQLCKDIGCNPRRKKGFFKDLFEPYGMADYTGLDPKS; translated from the exons ATGGAGAAAAGGGTGGCAATCATCGGAGCTGGAGTCAGCGGTCTTCTTGCCTGCAAATACGCAGTTTCCAAAGGCTTCAAACCCATTGTTTTCGAGGCAAAAGATGAAGTTGGTGGGCTCTGGACACAAACCATCGAGTCCACCAAGCTCCAGAATGTGAAGCAATACTACCAATTCTCTGATCTTCCATGGCCGGATTCTGTCCAAGAAATGTTCCCCAACAACTCCCAGCTTCTCGAATACATTCACTCTTACGCTCAACACTTTGATCTGCTGCAATACGTGAGATTCAACGCTCAAGTGGTGAGCATCGACTACGTGGGGGAGGAGTCTGAAAAGGAGATTCAGGCTTGGGAATCTTGGGGTGGTACTGGAGATGGGAATGCTTTTGGATCCAAAGGGAAATGGAAGTTGAAAGTTCATCACATAAAGGAGGATTCCACGGAG GTGTATGAGGCTGAGTTTGTGATTCTGTGTATTGGAAGATTCAGTGGATTGGCGGAAATCCCGGAATTCCCCCAAGGCCACGGCCCGGAGGTGTTCTCCGGGAAAGTGATCCACTCCATGGATTACTCCGCCATGGACAATGCGAGTGCTGCTAATTTCATTAAAGGGAAGAACATTGTGGTTGTAGGTTCTGGGAAATCAGCGGTGGATATTGCATTCGAATGTGCTCAGGTTAACG GGATCGAGAAACCATGCACAATGATTCAAAGAACCATTCATTGGGCGCTTCCTGATGGGCAACCGTGGGGAGTTAACTTTGGTTACTTGTTTTTCAACCGGTTCTGGGAGCTTATGGTTCATAAACCCGGGGAAGGCTTCTTTCAAAGCATCTTAGCATCTCTGCTTGCACCTTTG CGATGGGGCGTGTCGAAGTTTGTTGAGAGCTACCTTAGATGGAAACTTCCCTTGAGAAAATACGGGATGATACCCAAGCATAGTTTTGTTGGTGAATTATCTTCTTGTACGATATTTTTCCTACCGGATCATTTCTATGATAAAGTTGAAGAAGGGAGCATCGTTTTGAGGAAATCGAAACGTTTTagcttctgcgaagaagggttGGTAGTCGATGGAGAGGTCGATCCCTTGAAGGCGGATATCGTGTTTTTCGCCACAGGATATAGAGGTGATCAGAAGCTCAAGAATATATTTGCCTCTCCTACTTTTGCTAACATAATTGCAGGAACTCCAACCTCTTCAGTTCCTCTGTATAG ACAAATGATCCATCCTAGAATCCCTCAACTAGCAGTGGTGGGCTACTCCGAGTCAATCTCGAACCTCTACACGTTCGAGATGAGGTGTCAATGGCTCTCGTTCTTTCTTGATCGAAAGTTTCAATTACCAAGCGTGAAACGAATGGAAAATGACGTGAAGATGTGGGAGAATCACATGAAGAAGTATGCAGGCAACAATATGTACAGAAGAGCTTGTATTGCAGGCACTCATATTTGGTACAATGATCAACTCTGCAAAGATATTGGGTGCAATCCAAGAAGAAAGAAAGGGTTCTTCAAAGATTTGTTTGAGCCTTATGGAATGGCGGATTATACAGGATTAGATCCTAAGTCATAA